The region aaatacacaattttgtcttgaaaatagtatttgtttacgttttaaaatttcataTTGTATTTGGTTTCCTGAGTCCCTGCCGTACATTCATGCCGATGAAAACCGTCTTTCAAtatctgttgttgttccagagatatttgaggtagCAAAGTTATATATACTTTCCTTTAGATGAATTTAATAGCCCTTAAAAGATCTATGCTAGCTGACCTGTGGTTTGACGTTCACATAGTACGTGAGTCATGTGACTGGAGCTTTTCTCTTATTTTCCATTTCTGTGCCATACTCCTGCTTCTGTCATTGTGTTTTTAGTGAGGTATTGATAAGCCATGCGAATGGCCTAAAAACTAGATCAGTGCCTCTGCAGTGTCTTACACTTCATGTTTTTAATCGTCTCGTTGTGCAACTCTTGCTCGACACACAACAGCAAAGCAATGAGGCACCATAGGTGGGAATAGGGTCACGAGCCCTAACATCGTTGTTATACCATTCCTTGAGAAAATGTTATTGAGTGATAGGAGTAGAATTAAGGGCCACTGGTTGTAGCTGGTCGGGCGATTGTGTTTAAATACACACATCAGTGGTGCCATAGGGGGTATGGAACAGGATACGCTGAATAAGGCTGTCATGGACGAGAGAATACGTTTTAAGGTTTAAACGATAGTTCTTCAAATGTTATTACCAGAAATGCGGTTGTGGTGATTTTATCACGgattcatttttgtaaataatttttgttgtattcCTATTGCCAAACTTTTGAGCTTGTTTGCAAAGTAGTGGTGAGAGATAATAGACTATTAATATTATACAGGACAtacaaaaaagaatcatccaatttaaaaaaaataattaccatTTGAGATACGTACATGAACAACGTACTGTCGGAAAgaacaaactctcgagttttacatggtccgCGGTATAtagcacactggcatctggaagcgatggaatttttaaatcaaaggtttactgaacgatggattggtcgcactggaccaaatgattcagccctaCATTACTGGCCTTACAGGTCATCGGACCTTACTGTATGCTATTATTTCTTGTTGGGGTCTATAAAAGAGTCTGTTTctatgcctccgttaccaacaacaatgaatgaactgagacatcgcataacagctgctgtggaagctgtaactctacatgctcgctgcaatgtgggaacaatctgaatacgaCACTGACATATGCCCTGCATCTCAGGAGGCgcatattgaacatctatgaaaaggtatgaaataaatctttttgagtttcctgttcatcaaaaaacaaaattcattgtgcatgtttattagtttcagaaatatggacGTCCCGAATCGGATGATTTTTTTATACATCCTGTATTACGTATAATAAGGGGAATAAAAAACTATTTTGATAAATATAGGTATTTATTTAAGGGTGATAAATAATGGAATCAAACGagtatgtacgagggtaatcctaaaagtaaggtctcctatttttttataagtacaaaactctgtttgtgtggcagttggtcacgctgttatgaagagtgcttctcgcgctgtgtgtaaacatgcgcacgcctcgGTGAGACGCTCAACCttcgcttggcagccgttgagaatgaagCTTCCGTTGCGAACagcgagcagttattcggtttttgaacgcaaagggcactgttccgattgaaatccatcgccaattgacggaagagtATAGAGAGTAGTgcacggatgtcaaaaatgttcgcaaGTGGtatagagtttgcagctggtccgaCCGAAATACATGACGAACAAGAGAGCGGGAGATTTCTGAGGAgatagtgttgaaggttgagcaaagcatgcgtgaagatcgacgGATCATCCTGGATAATTTCTGCATTGTCACGTATTgattcggtatcttgtctggcgaactttgccgcttcattgcacgatctacactgtcttgaaacatacatttgtggttccgcatgtgtttgtggtgccgtttgttcacCAAgagtttcgaaacgtgtttgttgcggtgcaggctgtctgatttcacatatgttactttctgcctgtgattggaatcgcaaatgcatgatatcttcgttaattgcttgtttttccggtgctgttacagatacggatgtggttactgactcagtgcttgttcgatcctgttcactacgctcttcaatggtttgcaacaactctgttcgcaatttctgaaattgatgcttcgtttgcgcttgtattttgactatgcgattatcatatcttttcagcgatgttttcaacaatttcacgcactgttcctgctgcttgtctagtaattacgtttatctgtttctctagtttcttgacttctccctgggtgttgttacgtaatgttttgatctcgtcctgagtgtcattacgcattgTTTGTATGCTCACTTGTAACTTGTCAATGTCTgtactcaattgattgtgacctgttattaagtttcctatcacttctcgagattattTTGCTTCGTCTTCAGTATGACTTAGGTGCAACTGaattcttttgttttgttctttaatctcacgcatttgtttcGAGGTTTCTGCAATTCATTTCCTCGTTTCTGcagtctgaattttaatttggttcgcaacttctttattttgccttgtcatggatTCCgtcattctgccagattggtgggtcctattacgttttattccgacgtcctacgctctgtattttcgcCCAAGTATTTGTTTGCCAcccattgcattgaactgtgctgtgacacgtttctgctcgaattccttgtactctgttgtgagtgagctctgattacttgtactatgggttctacatattcaagacgcaagttggaatcctcatcgactgtctcactttcctgctcctctgaagTATGCTGACCTACGTTTCGTGTGCTTggcttacattatcctcgttatggtgcgttatctgttctattttttgtgatactggaTCGTCGGTTGTACTGTCctcttgtactgtcctctattctctgtccgtcttcatgctgggtctctatctCAATTTGGTtaatctcgatctgccattgctaatctctccgattctcttattttctgttttaaaagcaattcacacgccctacttcgcgttaACATGCGCTTATACGATCTCACGcacttcataaactttttgcatacacgacttgacacttattgtacccaagactgacaatccattcacttacttgttgggtcagaaccaacttgtcaacgatgtatccgccacctgtgctcttgcattggagagaaaacgtaattctaacaatattaaaaatcataacttaattatgctattgtctgtgctagaatgtctcactttctattgaagcacatgtttcttactatctatcgctgcagctactgttttcgactatttatgaatttgcgactgtcctgcttccattcttcctacatCTCTTTATTGCAGAAAGTggtggcgtcttctctgtgccacactgcaccctctgtgactgtgtacacagcgattatgGATGTGGGACAACCGACCAATAATACCTAGTTTGATGGAAATCGTAACGTCATTGCTGGCGTAGTTGTCCGTTGACAGGAGCGCCATCTCCTGTACAGAACACGAGCCGTATGATCATATCGCGACTTAGACACAGGAAGGGGAAATAGAAGTTTGTTGCTTTAACTTTGTACACCAGTGTATAGGCCCAAGGTAATTTTGTTTCAGTtgattgccggccgtagtggccgaacggttctaggcgttacagcctggaaccgcgcgaccgctaccgtcgcaggttcgaatcctgcctcgggcatttatgtgtgtgatgtccttaagttagttaggtttcagtagttctaagttctaggggactgatgacctcagatgttaagtcccatagtgctcagagccatttgaaccatttttttcagttctttcatGACCATTTTCTATAACGTAACAACAAGCGAAAAATCTATTGTAGCCCCTTGAAGGTGGGACATTTCAGTAGTAGATTTTAAAAGATTGTCCCAAAATAATAACATTTGCGGTATTCTGAAGCAGTTTATTTTCAGATTCTAGTAATTTGCTGTAAGCTGTGTTGATGTGTTGATAACgggattttcctttgtttcaaatCGTGTATAGTTGTCAAACATACACGGAATTCAGTCACTGACCAGATGTCGGAACACTGATAGCATTAGTTTGTGGATGATAAATGACCAGTTTAATGGATACGTGTTGCAGGTAATAGTAGATGCGGGTACATGAAATTGAAAATAATGAATgggtcatatttaaaaaaaagtttgagtgacacaatattttattaaaaaaactatAACTAATGAATACAAAAACAGGTCAACGGAAAAGTTAGAATCAGAATAACAGAAACAAAAGAGAATCTGTAAGTTACTGTTGGACCCACTCGTTTTgtcagagtggtgaagaaacatACATAACACCATCTGGACAAAGGAGATAACAACGGTTACGTAATTGGGATTCATGTTCTGAATGAGAAACTCTAACCTAGAAACATGCCGCGAAGGTAATAGTTTTcttacacagaaattaaattaaaaatgaatgCTAGAATAAACTTCGATAGTAAGAGCCAGTTCAAATTCTTGCCAGAGTAAAACCACGTACTGGATCAGGACATAAACTCAGAATGCTATTCCAGCTAAGCTATCCGAGGGCTGTGATTCCCGAACCTTGTTCGAACAGGTGCCCCTTGACTTCAATAGCTGTTAGACGTGAGTTGATTCTTTGTGACTAGAAGTGCGATAGGTTGAACAAATCATTACGGTTCTGTCATCGCACTGTGTTGCCATAGTAATAATGTTTTCGTCACTACGAACGTAACAATTCACAGAGTTATCTTAATAGCGGCGTTCTCTGCCTACCACGAACAGTTCACACTGCTCTCAATTTAACGACCAGGAGTGCCTCGTTTGGATATTGGGATAGAGCTGCAACCAACTGACATGAACTTCAAAGAATGAAGTAGGCTAGGTATGATTTGTGTATGGAACCTGTAAACATCCATTATCGTGAAGAGCCGGAAAAGATTGCGCATCTTCGTTACCTTTGAAAAGACGACTTTAGAGCCATTTTCCCCGTTTCATTACAGACAGAATGTGATATTTGTCTGTCTCACTACGTCTCACACCCTGCATCTGTCACTCTTTAGCGTCAGCTGAAAACTCTCTGGGTTACAGTGAGCTAAAAACTGTACCCAGCGTTTCCCCATTAATGTATAAGATTCAGCTAACAACGACCTTTCAATTGTACTTCACTGGAGTATTAGTTGCTGTCCATAAGGCCTTCTTTTTTAATTCAGATATCTTACTATACAGCTATCTCTTTGAAAGGATGCGTAGGAGGTGCTGTACAGTAGTAAATTGTAAAGGGTGAAGCCTAACTCCAATGAAGAAAATGTAGAAGTTGGTGTGAATATTTTTGTATATTGTTACCGATGGCTTGTTACACAATTGCATTTCCTTCGATTTCTTACCACATTTCATCTATTTATGTGTAGTACACTGTCAGTACCAGCACAACTGTGCAGTCGACGGTATGCGCTGTTTATCCTGCCTGTAAACAAATGTATTGCTTTCACTCACGGTACTTTCTGTTGATAACAGTTATGACCACTTTAATCTTCGCTCTGATACCTCCCTTCAGTACTGCTCGATTACGTCTCAGGTATGGGTTAGCGGCCTTGTTACTTGTACGCTAACAGTGATACATCGTAGGAGGTTAACTGTTGAAGAGTATGAGACTCGCGTATATGTTCACTGATGGCAACCGCATCACAGTACTTTTTCATTGTCCGACGATTGTTTCACTAATCTGCGGTTTAAGTTGTACGTATTGTTGATTGTATACAAAAGGCACTTTCActattgtgaaggtattttcaccaaAACAAGGGTAATTCGGGGTAACAAACCTAATACATCACAATTAATGAATTTATTCCTCTGTAAAGAGGGACAGCTGTCCACTGGTCGCTTAAACCGAAATACTCCGAAATTTTTGTCAGTTAACTTCACGTTCCTCTTGCAGTAACTGGGATATGGAAGGATTGCAGAAGGTTAAGTGAGAACTTGCAGCGAGGCGTCAGTCAGTACGATGCCCTCGTATTTTCGTGGTACTTAAACGAATGAGCACTCTGACATTGAGATACAGGCTCCTGCGTTTGAGTCCTGATCCAGAACAAGTTTTAACTTTTCATAAAACAGCTGCCATTTACATGGAGCTGATAGATTTGATATGCTACAGTGTGTTCAACTTCCTTGTTAATTAGAATGAGTAATAATACGGTCTGATACGGAAGGTTCGTCATGGTCCTTTGGCGCCTAGTGCTAACACAATACAGAGTCCTCAGAAGCTGTGGTCCGCGCCGAAACCGAATCCCTGTCCGCCGAAGTCGAAGCCTTGGATGTCTTCGTTGTCGTAGCGCGCGCGGCCGCTGCTGGCCGTGTGGGCAGGTGCCCGGGACACCAGGCCCCgtgtgggggcggcggcggcaacgGGGGCGTAGGCTCCAGAGAGGCGGGCCCGCGGGGGCGACACCAGAGGCCGGTCATGCTGCACCTGGAGATTACAGGAAATACCACAAAATGCCTCAAATCGGATGTATTTGAGAGGATACAAAGTGCGTCAATAGGGAAGAGTCATTTGTTAAGCTGTCATCGTGCACCtaggaactaattacatgtagTGTCCCACATGGCTCCATCTTATGACCTTTGCGTATTTTCGTGTATATTGACGACCTTTAATCTGCTGTATCCTGCGTCAAGAGGAGACAAAAGTGAAGAGAGATGGGTGTGGGGCTCTTAATAGCCAAATTTTCAAACGTATAGCGAATAATTTTACTCACTACGAAAAACGTTACAAGAGATGGGAAGGGTGGGTGTCCTCGAGGTCCCATTAAACGTTCTGAGGTGGCTGTTCCGTCAGGCGTTGAGCGGACAGAGTGCAAATAAATGCAGAACGTGAATAAAAGGTGACTATCGTCTGGACTCCAAGACATAGAACGCTCCAGAGATTCGTAGTAAGTTGAGAATGCCAGCCGTGTTCATGGAATTCCTGGGAATCTCACAATCTGCATCAGTGCCCCCAGAACTGATTGCGGCCGATTACAAGGCCTGAACCAGAGCTGTtgtgaaagttctgtgacaagctaggctgcgactcCATAAACGTGCGCCAAATGGTTGAGAACCTGAGGGTCACAGACACATATTTAGCCAGTGTGAGTATGATTATCGGAAACTAGTAATGTGAAGAAAATATTTCATGCTGCTAGAGAGCTAAATGAATAAGGATAGTTCTTTCTTCCAGCCGTCACGTATTCAAGAGATGCAGTCGTAGCAGCACTATAGTTGTCAAACCTATTACGCTCACATCATGAGGAAGGGCATACTACGACGTTGTCGTCAACGATGTGAATGTGCAACTATTCTAAAAGTTTTAAACGTACAGAATTTTGTTACTAATGTGCTTTTATGATACTTAAACTACATGTTCGAGGCTTGAGAGTTGGTCCCAGTATTCACATAAtacacagggtgacacagaaaaacgtaaACGTTTGATACGCCCAACAAAAGTacgatattaaaaaaaagttattgacAGCAACTGAACCACTGCGACTTGCCTTTTTAGGGACAGTTAACCAAATTACGCAAGTTTGAAAATTACGTTCTGAGAATGGTGTCCTCCTGTACGAGTGCATTCTTCCGATCTGCTCTTATGttttggcggccgctgtggccgagcggttctaggctcttcagagcggaaccacgcgaccactgcggtcgtaggttcggattctgcctcgggcatggatgtgtgcgatgtcctgaggttagttaggtttcagtagttctaggggactgatgacctcagaagttaagtggcatagtgctcaaagccatttgaaccatttttgctcttaAGTTTTCCCACTGATTGTTGCAACATGAAAGCAGAGataccaggaattttgtttcaATTCTCTGTTTCAGTTCATTCAGTGTTCTTGACCGAGTCGTGTACACACGTGTTTCTTAACGAAGACCCGCAAGAAAATGTCACAAACGGACCAATATGCTGCAGGGTCCGACGCCGTACCATCTCGCTGAATCCAGGCCTCGTTGTGGAATACTGTTCCATGCAGGTGCAACAAAATACTGTAACATCTCAAATAAGTAAGTATCGTTAAGGTGGTGTGAAGAAACTGCAGACCACATTGTCGTCTTGTTggggtgttcaaatgttcaaatgtgtgtgaaatctaatgggacttaactgctaaggtcatcagtccctaagcgtacacactacttaacctgaattatcctatggacaaacatgtacacccatgctcgagggtgaATTCGAACCCCTGCCGGGATAAGCCGCTTGTTGGGGTGCAAAGGGCGTCCATGAAGTTCATTACGGCTAGTGTCTGCGCAATAGCAGTGCTTCCAATTCATAtagcctgtgagatgaaaatgctcCTCACCTACAGGTTTGGCAGAAATCCGTTGCCCTTGTCCGTTAATATTTATTACGAGTTGCTTACAGAGTACTAATCACAACTGGTAATATTTTTCCTTTATTATAGCACTATCTGCAGCTTGTATCGACTAAATTTTAAATCACAAGCTAGAATTCGGTGAACAATATCTGGCGATACTCTGCCAGAAATTGCTTTCTTGTCAACTGAACGCCGAGGCGTCCGCACAACTGGAACACTTACAGTTTCGATATTCTGTGGAATACGAATGGTTCTAGTCAACCCTGTGATTTCTTTTTTTCGAGCAGAtcagtttcttcaaaatttttcgtGTATGTTTGTATCGTGTATTTCGAGGGAATCGTACCATGACGACCTAAATTGAAAGTACGTCGGAACCCCCTCTGTGCGCTTCCAATCATTGTGTTTGTAAAACAGTTTTACGGCAGAAGCGTGTTGTCGACCATtctactgatccatgattactaacTGGCGAGACTGATTACAGTTCCAGACCCCTTTTCTACAGTGCTGACAACTATTCATGGCTACCAACACCGTTTTCGAAAATTCCGGTTGTTTTATCAACCTGCATAAAGTTCCGGTTTCAATAATTTTACccaatttcatttgaaaatattttttttagttcttcATTTTGTATCTACTGTGATATCTTTTCCTGTTTCAGCTTATTCTTTAATATAGATCAACAAGTGTCACACATGTTCTGGTTCTGAATAGCTACATACGGCTTCTGATTTGTGCTGCTTTTGATTTTGTTATTGAATGTGAATGCttgcagttactacgaactgtggccaaaAATCACTCCTTGTCAACTGCCTAGCTTATTGGCATATTTCGCTTTTCTTTACTTTTTCATATTAACATTATATGTAATTCCTGTcgataaacaaataagtaaaagtTAACATTATAAATAATTCTTGCCCATTTTGTGAGTTTTATAACAATGTCACTGTCTAAACGGTAATAAGTTTAATGAACTAGCTGCAACCAGTTTCTTTTATACCTGTTTATTTATGCACGATGACATTCCAAGATACCTGGCATTTAACCTTCGGACGTTTTCCTTTATGTACGCTTTATAAACATTGTTTCCATACTAACAGCGTTGCAGAACAAAAGTTTTTAAGTCAGCTATGGGGGACGTCACCAGTAAAGAACCTATGTTCACGgggcgtaaataaatgtaaacatctgaagatgaagGCAATACAAAACGAATGTACTCTCGAAATGCGTTTTTTGAGGTGTAATTTTGCTGGCGTGGAATACCAGGAAAGGAGTGCCGTTTATGTCAGTGCATTACCCAATAAGCATTAACCTCACTGACGCTATAGTTTTGACTAGGAGCGGTGATGTCGCGTCACGTGACTAGACGGTTCGCGAACTTATGTATACATGTGAGCCAGGCCCGCGGGTCACTAAAGTTTACTCATGTCTCTTCTGGAGCGCAGTCATCTCACGCGCGCCGTGTCATGTAGTAATGTCGAGAATGAAGCGGGCGCATCGAACGTGGAGTCAATGTACTCCCATATATGGCGTAATGTGCCCTCCAATGACTTCATAGACGGCAGTCAGAGTATATACCCCTCTCCCACCCGTATCCTGTacaaccttactgctttccctcacctcctccttttcctcgaacggatacggatcctctacacctcccgttaACTCGATCCTCCTTACccactggtctctcccatcctctcccgaaCCTGTCGGCTGCTGCGCCTGTACTTCCACGtcacacctgctctccatctctccactgtcCACACCCTCtcacaaggtggcttccgccagctcaccctccctgatgatgccctcctcaactccatctacccctcctaccaactttgatcctccctccctcttcccatgtttgttcctttgggcaccctctcttccttctctcctccttccctccttcctccctctctctccactgctcccccgggcttcccctcccccgtCCCTCCACTCCTactaccatctcctctgccattggcatctttgctctcccctctccctccccctcccctttctttctctcttggcaggtccccagacacgcacacgttacgtggacattcgcgcgccagagatcatcgctaTCCATTtctcgtgtgtgccatcgtgttttgtTTTCAAcgtcacgctccatcgttcacatgtgcCATCGAAATCATCAgcgtttgtgcgtcgtgtcaacagtttgtagtgtggattatcgtcgagtgtgaacggctccgtgtttttgtattctatgtctactgttttttacccgCCATTATGTCaaatatgagtattatttctgtttTCTCCTTGTCTAGGGCTGAAGAGGAGCGTAGAATGCttctgccagcctacctgttgtaTGTACGGGTATCAAAATtacgataaaggaaaaaaaatcagagtaTATAAGGTATTAACAGCAGCCCCTAGGCATTCATTCCAATTGACAGTGGCCGAAGAGTACTTGAACGAAAACTCGTGGGGTTTCACCAGCCGCACACGGACGGAAGACCGAGTGCATTTTGTTCACCTAAGTGCTTTAGCCATCAACTCTCTAACCTTGCCCAGGTTCCGTATGTCGAAGATTACCGGTGAGTGGTGACGTACGTGCCAGCAGTACCTGGTAGGATGTGACGCCTGGTGCTGTAGCAGGCACTGGTACGGCGTGTCCGCGGTAGGCAGCTGCTGGCTGAGCTTCAAAGATGGGGGCCGGGCCGCGGGGGCCGGCCTGGGGACGGGGGGCGGCTGCGGCGCTGCGGAAGACGGCGGGGGCAGCCACCGCCGCCAGCGGCGGCTGCTGAGGCGCCTGCAACACCACAACACCAGTCACGACCTCACACGTCTACCATAGGGCGTGAGGGGCATTTGGTTCTCCCGAAATCTGGGATACATACTGTTTTCTCGCTACAAAATTCTCTCGTTTTCTAGAAATTATTCTCAGTAGCTCAACTAAGTCACATTGAGCCTGGAATCGCTCTAAGACAAATACTACGATTTTTGCAATCGCCGTATAACTTCGGTTTGCTTGATTGGGGAACAATTACATTGCCCCACACTGAATCGCGTTCAAGATGGATTTGGGCCTTCACAGATGAGTCGCGAAACGGAGTCTCCCAGTCTATTCTCCATAGCTGCATCGTGCTGCCTACATAGCACGTTTGGCTGTGATTGTACCAGGTTAACATCTGACTTAGCTAAATAGGTATTCATTGTGCAAAaaaaagtaattagaattatatgTGGAACTCACACACGCATGCCGagaaattcttccgggttgtatggccgtggtccatagaACTCTTCTATCACTGACGTTTCtttcaaagctacgttggacatcttcggaggtgctcctggttgtgctgagtcttgccgacagaAAACCAGGAGCAccgctgaagatgtccaacgtagctttggacgaaacgtcagggacagaagagttcgatggaccacggccatacaacctgaaagaattctcggcagctgaaacatccggtcg is a window of Schistocerca gregaria isolate iqSchGreg1 chromosome 8, iqSchGreg1.2, whole genome shotgun sequence DNA encoding:
- the LOC126284625 gene encoding translation initiation factor IF-2-like — translated: MTQLQAAGVLLPLLAVAVGAGNFESFGDFGGERGMTLIPDVGAQFDSSGAFRGRQQAVSGVDDLGASVFPPPAAAAPVRRPVVQAPAPRPLPVAYAAAPVAVQYYPVPQAVAPQQPPLAAVAAPAVFRSAAAAPRPQAGPRGPAPIFEAQPAAAYRGHAVPVPATAPGVTSYQVQHDRPLVSPPRARLSGAYAPVAAAAPTRGLVSRAPAHTASSGRARYDNEDIQGFDFGGQGFGFGADHSF